TCTTCCGTTGTTGGTATTGGTTCGATGGTGCTACTCCTCTCCAATTCTTCCTGCTTCACAGAAGCAACTAGTTCTTGTTCTTCGATTAAAGGTCGTTCATTTCCGTGTCCGCGAGTTTCTTGTTCTCGCTGAAGCATATTGCTGCTCTcgttattttcttcatttgaaGATACCATTCCCGTGCTTTCGGGTTCAACTTCCTTTCCGCGTTTTTGTTGCTCCTCCATCCATGCTAGGAATAGCTTATATTTATCATTCATTTCAGCCGGAACATTCCCAATGGGATCTACGCGCTGAACCGCTTGTGTACCGCTAGAATAAATCGGTAATGGTGATGCTGATTCCACCGTATGTTCCGCCTGAGTAATGGCTGGTAATGAGCTAACACCACCAGCGTGCAGTTCATAGATGCTAGCCCGCTGGGGGGTGGAATCACCTGCCCGAATGGCTCCACGGTTGTTGGCAGCATACAAAAGGTCCTGCTCGTCGTAAAATATATCCGCACCGTACTCATCCTGATCCTATGGTTCGAATCAGAGTGCCAACGCGCAAttaaaccaaaaagaaaaataataaaaccaaaaaatgcTATCAACGttaaaacgaacaaaacgtgTCCACTGAATGTGTGCCtccatgtgtgtgtttcaTAGCGTACTATCAATTCTTGCTGGGTTTCTTCCTGCGTCAGGTTCATGCCATTACTGTCAGATCAGATCAGCGAtacagtacaaaaaaaacctcatcaAACGATACTCACCTCGCGCGTTTTTGATTTCAGTCTCGGGCGCGCAGTGTTGCTCATTGAAGCCGTTCGGCTTAGACCCGGTTCGGCACTCGAGTAACCGGAGCTTATATCGTCCGATGAGCGGATGTAGCTAAAATGAGCCAAAAGGAGGACATTATTCAATTACATTTCCAATGGCAATGGATCTACTTTTCAAAACAGATTACTTACTTGTAAGGTGGTGCAGCGGTCGCATGATACGGCGCACCGGCTATTTCCACCTCGGGAAAGTACATCTCCATCTGGCGGTTGCCGGACGACGACCGGGAGCTCTTCGAGCGTAACACGCGCTGCGGTCGGTTCACGATCTCGTCAACCTCATCCTGCGTCCGCTGGGTGTCCGGTTCGGAGAGATCACTCAGGCTGTAGCTCTTGCGCAGCGTTTGCACCAGTCCACCTCCACCCTGGAAACGATAgtgcaacaaacaaatcaaacccaCAAAAAAGGGTCCGGGGATAAATCAAAATCACGCATCGAACGCTGGAGGGAACCAGCCTTAACTCTCAACAAcactgttttatttgtttgtggcGTCGTTTGTGGCTATCAagctaaacacacacacctctgTGCGTTAAACGGTTCTAGTGCCGGTAGTGCCGTACGCGATGATGACATGAATTGATTAGcataaagtaaaacaataatgaattctaaaaaaaaaaaaagaaatacatacCGACAGATTAGAAACAGTTTCACAgccgaagcaaaaacaaaagaaacacaatCGCAACagcgcaaaaataaaaacaagctcAATTAACAATTAGCGATTAAAGTGCATCGTCCGTTTGTGACCGTGAGAAGAagattttgtacaaaaaaggACCCTACAACAGAGACGTCCTTATTCTACACATCGTTTACGTCTCGCTctcgaaaaaaaactttattcacatcgtatcgttttgtttaaaatcagCTCTTATCTTTTACCTATTTTCGCTAAACTGTCTCTAACACGTCCACCTGCATAACGCTACTTCTTTACGTACTACTTGGAGCGTTTGCTAACGTAATGCCCTTCAACTTCTCTATTCACTCTTGACGCTATTGATTACCTGCTGAAAGGGGTTTAAAATATTGCTGCTTCTAAGTTGTCCCTACTAATAATCTACTTGTGCTTAACTCCCTTAATTTATGTGCCGTTTTTGTATAACTAACATTATGAAAGTTGCCTCCTACGCATGGttaatttttgcttttaaCCTGACTCTTTCTGGCAGTTGTTCGAGATCTGATTTCTCGGCCACTTTAAAGTCCTTCTTGTCTTATTTGGCCACATATAGCTAGATCCGTCTCGCCTAATGCTTGCGGGAATCTGTGACGTAAATTAGTCTCTAAGTCAAAATGGTCAGTTCAAGGCGAGATTTTAAACGCAAATCCTGACGACTTGTTACAGAATTTCTGAGATGAAATGATAACGTTGAACACACATTGCGGAATTCTTCTCAACTGGAACTCGAGATAAAAGAAGAATCTTTGGACCTTTCCCGTAGAAGTGTAAAGAAGATCCAGAAAGAGGGAAAGATACGTCGTACACCTCTATACCTTCTActtcaacttgaaaagaatCTCGAAATGAATCAAACTTCCGTACTGGTCCCTCTCAATACTCCTGTAAGTCGTACCTTTGTTGGCTTTAACTGTTCAACGCATGATTCTACCAATACTACTGTGCCAAAAAAGTCTCTTCACAGATACATTTGATCAGAATGCTTCGTATAATAATATCCTCCTGGTTTACCTAAAACTCCTATCCTATTACTTCCTACAAGCAAATGTATAATGGTGGCAGATATGGAAGGAATTGAAAGTAATTTATTCGATAGGGGATGCAGAAGCCAATAGGGCTTTTGCCATTTCCCTACGGTTGTTCGTTTGTGTGAAGATTGGAAGTTTAAATTGTTCGCGTAATCCTGATTCGTTTCACTATTTAAAAAGCAACCGCGTTTTTGCTACGTTTAAGGACTAAGAATCGTTTGATTTGAGCGTCAGATTCAGAAGCTGCTCAGTTGGTACGTGCTGCaataaaagagagagaggaagaacaacattttgcaagaGTCGCAAGTAATAGGGTGAAGACATTAACAGGAAACAACACACGCATTTGTATAGGATATTAGACCATGCGCGTTAGAATTACAAAAGCAACAGTATTAGTTTCAGACGAGTCGCGTATATGATCTCTCTGTTGTTAGTACATTGCAACGGTCGTTTAATCCTAAATCTCACAGACCAACTCGATCGTTTAATGATCGTTTACAGCACATGTCTACAACGCTTGTTGGTCCTTTTTGGATAAGTTGAGTGTCTCGGTTGTTCACCGTGTGTTAATGTCTAGTCTGAAGTCTACGCTTAACAATGTATTTCCCTGCCATGGACACCTGATAGGTTCGACAAATAATCTTaacacgatcgcgatcgttgAAATGTGATTCATTTACTCCACATCCATCAAAACACCGTCCACCTCGGTATTCGCTTTCCGACGTCCTGCTGGAGCGGCTTTTGTGGCAGTCTTTGTAGTGGTCGTCTTAACAGTCTTCTTGCCACGTCCCGTATCTTTTGGGGCCGCTTTGGTCCTCGCCGTCACACCCGGGCGGGAGGCACCGTTCGATGTACTACTACCTCCGTCTGACTCTTCGCCACCACTAATCGAAGTGATGGCACGCGTCCTACCCCGCATCCGGCCAGCATTAGTCGTCGTAGTGGCCGTAGTCCCCAATATAAGGTCCGTTTCTGTTGCTAAAAATCGCTCCTCATCCTCACTGTCCATCTCGTAGATGATCGCATGTTGCTGCAGGTTGGCGGCCGCTCTGGCACGCGTCACACTACGACTGATCACCGAGCGTCCGAGTCCCGCCTGTTGCCCTCCTCTATTCAGTGCCGAATCAACCGATTGGGAACGTCGAACGCGCGTTGAAGGGATGGAATTCGCCATGGATGCGTTATACTGCTCTGTATCGGTATTCGCCATTCGCGTGCCACTGTCGGCTTCATCTTCACCCGATGTGGTACCCGTGGCGCGGTGGTTAGTGTTAGTGCGCACGGTTCCAGAAGCAAACGAGTCACCGGTGGCAGCGCGGGCAGCTGCTGCGGCTGCACTCATTAGCAGTGAGTTATCGGATTGACTAATGCGCATCATGCTACCGAACGGTGTGTCAGTTTTAGTGCCTAAAaccttttgttgtttcgttatTTCGTTGCGATGGAGGGAGTAGGAGACGGAATCGGGTATGGGTGATCAGGGATTGATTAAAATCAAtgaaacaagaagaaaaaaacaaacagaaaaaaagaatcgaaTTTTGCGTTTGTTAATACGGTTGCGCGCGTGAgaggtgtgtttttgtgtgtatgtatgcgcATAAGGCGTTATAAGCATCCTATTGCTTTGCTAATACAATAAAAACGTGTTCTTATCATACAATGGAAGCTACTTCTTCAGATGCATTAGAATGCATTTTGTGAAAGCTTTAAAagctattgtttttaaaaccaTTACCATTCGTACATTATGATTAATCGTACTCAGCACAACAGTTATTAACCATTTAATGATATGTTAAGCATTCACAAACCGGAAAGTTTTTAGTACAAAATTAAAACGTTAAATCGAAAAAGAAACTCAAACATGACCTTATGTAAAGTGGATGATTTGTTAAAGCAATATtaggtgtgtgtttggttctGTGACAAACCAAACAAGAAAACTTACAACAAAGATTGTATTGGAAATCATTTTTAACTTAACGCTTAACAAATATCGCAGCGTCAGCTTATTTTCTTCTGTCGGAGCGACATAGAGGGACTACCAACTTTTGTAAACTCTTTtcactttaatttaatttcactcaAACACACTCACTTTGATGGCCGTCTGCATGATAACGTTGGTGGCATAGTTAACACCCTTCGAGCCCAGCTGCAGCACGGCGGTGTAACCCTTCTCTTTGGCTTGATTGATGTAGTCATCGATTTCCTAGCAGGTTAAGATAAGAGAAAGAGCGTAAATTTAGGAAATGGTTTACTtacaatatgaaaaaaaacatatatggTTTGACCTACACTAGGAAAGGCAATGCAAATCAACCTCATAAAGCTGTTTGTTTTAGCAAAAGCCTTTCCTGTGCGTAGCGTAAATATAGGTTCTCATGTCTGTCATCCCTTACCCCGTTCGTATAATTCGCTCTACCTTCATTAAATTCCATTCTACTTGCGTTATACATTGTACAAGCTGCGTTACGGGTAAAGTGTGTCATTTAAGCTACTTCACAGCTCATTTAAcgaattttatatttaaagcaTAGAGCAGCCCGATCTGTTTATATCGATAGTTCAACCTGGGGATTATTCACGTACTGCCAGAACATAATATGACGAAAAAAGTTCGTTCGTTAACATTAAAGGACTGAACGAACTCTACAAGCTTAATTCTTTTGACCCAACTCTAGTACAAAAGGTGGTGTATTACACACAACAATACAGTCCTTCAGGCACTTCACCTTATACCAAAATGTTTTTGCTGAATTGCACAACATACGTGCAAATCGAATATTCCATCGGGTTCAGAACCAATCTGCTAGGAGTCTACAAAGCTTGTCGTCTAGTATTTATGTTTTccatttatgtgttttttgttgggtcCAACTTGAAGTATGGTATGGCGCTTCATCCTGTTGCCGCATAACGCTTCAACCCTCAAAGAAAtcaaaaaagtttaaaaaatatcgTATCGTCGATAAGATTTCTGTTAGAACGTACCGGGTTCTCTTTGCAATTTTGCAATTACAATCTTTCCACAAATCAAAATTGTTGGACGATCCTCAGAACTTGCTCTATACTTGCTAGATTCTCATTGGATTGGCCTTTTCTTGCAACCAACCATGACCGTGTGACAACATACAAACACGGCAAAGTTTTTTGGCGTGTTACGAATGAACAGCGACCTCAAAACCATTTATTTGTAGGTCTCAAATACCACATTTTTAAAAGAGTGTCAATAAAACAATTCGAATATTCTGAAGAACTATTTACGActgaatttaaaacaaatcagtTAATCTCCAAAATATTCGCAGCAACTATTGAAGCAACTCGACCTAATATTGAAGTTGTACTATTATCTCATTTTGGTTTTGTCCTGTAGTACTTTTACATTGCATTGTCCTGTTACATTACCCGAACATGAAATTGTTACTGAATTTCTTCGAAGTTTTTGATAGATATTATCAAAAAATAGGTGTTGAAATAGTCACGCTACGCACTGTATATCTGCCGAAATCTACGTACCAATCTGCGACGCAATGAAAGCCATAATTACgcttatttttaattacatctCAAGTCTTCAACTCACCTGTTCTCGGCGCGTTAGCATCGGGTGAACAAACTTGCGGTACAGTGTCGAGCTACCGCGGGTAGCCGGTGACAGTAGCCACAGCACGACGATCACCTTTATTTCGTAATAGAACGGAAACCAGGACAGCAGTATGTCGGTGAACGTTTCGATAAAGGTGAAGAAGGCGAACACAATCCAGTACATCATCCATTTGACCTAAAAGAATAGCAGGAAGTAGTTACGATCTTGTTAGCACAGGTTCTTGGACtgacaaaaaacaacccataaCGATAACGGCCCAATACTTACATACTCCTTGACGTTCTTCGTTCGTACGGCCTTGTACGAGGCGTAGGCCGGGTACAGCGTACCGAACAGTAGTCTGAAACCGGGAAACAATATATTCGAACCGATCGCACGCGGACAGAAGAAGATGGCGACGAGCGAGCAAAGCCCCATGCCGGTGACGGACATCCGGGGAAACGGGATCCGGGACAGCATCTGCAGTATGGCACCGAACCGCGTGAGGGTGCTAGTGACCCGTTCCTTATTTAGTGGCGCATCTTCAACCTCCTCGAGGAGCGCACCGTCACCGTaacgttgctgttgttgatagTACCGACCACCGGTGGGTGGCGTCCGTGCCCCAACATCAAACACTTCCTCGTAGTAATCGGACTCGTTTAACGAGGAGAGTGAACCATTCCGGTAGTAATGGCCACCACCGGGACGTGGCCGAAACCGCCGATCATCCATCCTGCCCGACTGTACACTATCCCCACCGTCGCTCAGTGAGGCTGTATCGTTGAATTTCGGATCGTACGGCAAACTGTTTGGCAGCCGGCGGCGCGATTGCCCAAGTGGCGGTGAATGGGTCGGCGAATAGTGATGGTACACGGTTCGTGCTGACCCACCGTACGGTCGGTAGGACGCTTCGTAGCACTCCGCACCCGGGACAATGAATCCCGGCCGGGGCGGCGATAGTTCTGGCAGCAGTCCACTATTTATAGGATAGTTGCGTACCTCGAACTTGCTTATGAGATCGCTAACATTGTTCAGACCGTCCTGGGTCTGAGGGATGTAACCGGGCGACTGCTGTTCGACCCGTTGCTGCTTTCTGTGCATTGCAGTGCGGAGCGGAAGAGAAACAAGACACTCGATCACATTTACACTCCCGGAACCGGAGATGGTGGAATTTCAACACAAGATTTCAAAAGCGATCACCAATCAATTAGCAAAAGCAGCACCAAGGCTAAGCCGTCCTGTTTGTGAAGCCtgagaaaaatggaaatggaaagcatGGAAGAACGCTCGTCCAAAAACTGCACACACATCCAACTAACACCCAAAGCACCCAAAAGGCAGTTAAATAGAAGCAACACAAGCTGGGGCTTTGCCGGCCGAAAAATGTAGGCCAAATCAAACGCCCAACCGGTTGCCAAATTAGAACTAGAACACagtgtcgtcgtcgtcgtgtttGGTTGGCGTGGTCGTGGACGTGAAGGCAAGCGTAGCACAGCGTAACCACTTTTGGCACGCCGCCGTCGCCGGACGCAATGAATGCAATGTAAGGAATGGTGAGTCTGGCGCAGGATGGCGAGACAAGCACTCGTGTATTGCGGTCGCTCTCTCCGATGCGATGCGGTTGTCGATCGACGAACTGATCATGAAAGTGAATGTAATTGAGATGGCCAGCGTCTAGGTTAGGTTGTAATTCGAACAACCTCGCCGGTGTCTGACTGGTGTGAGTGGCGTGGAAAGAGATTCTCAGTTGTATAATTATTTACATCTCACTACAAAGGCAAATGAGCTTTATCTTTTGGAGTTATTAGAACTAGGAAAATATAATCAAGTAATGATAATTGATAATGAATGATAACTGCTCAGCTATTACTATGGCCAAATTAAAGGATAGTCACATCATGACTATGACGCCAAAGACTTCACCCTTTATAACATGTCATACATCCAACCAGATCTAACAAACGATACGATGTAATATAGTGCATGATTAGCATACGATGGCACTCAACCCTGGGCACAGGTGTATTGTGCAAAGCACaattaaaaatactttttatGAGAAGAGTTCGTCCTTCTGCCGAAACAGATTCTAGCGCACAATGTGCTCTGGGTAAGACAGACGAGACTAAAATTGAACGGGATGTCCCCAAATACAGATGACTAAATAGTACAAATGATCCTCCGAGATGTCCGGTAACTTTATATAGGGATTTTGAAACATAATAATACAGTCAATTTTATGcacaaaaattcatgaaaatatttaaagtattGGAACATAATGCATACCTTCTCAGTAAATTGAAATAAGAtgttcaattattttccaatttttcatttaaaatatcGCCCattgttataaaaaaattaacgaTAAGCCCCGCGCTTCTACAATATTTGACATTTAAGATACGAGAATCTCGGTACGCATAAATAGAACAATTTCGAgcattacagggttttccatCATATAAAGGAAAATTACAATCAGTATGGGATTTATTATTAAGAGAACTAATTATTATCAGTATGGGAATAATTTCACAATTCACGATATTTACAGTCGCTTTAGGCGAATTTGCAAACATCTGAGggaattttgcaaaacaacgCGTAGGAGCGAAATTAGTCAATTGTCATCTCATTCGTTTTCGGTTCGACtgccttccgttttttttaagttttttggCAGCGTAGAAttataaatagataaatatgtttaattaaataaatattatttggTCAAATTCTCGGTCCTCATCAAACATCTAAATATTGATACGCTACATCAATAGATATAGCagagaaataaatataattactTAGTGCTTGGTCACAGCTCTGCCGCGTAACTTTGAATGGATTCGGTTCGAGTTTCTGCTGTGGTGCAAATTCAAACGGGTTTAATTTTGTCATATTACGAACAAATATCGAAACGAAACCGATCGATGACAATTGACCGATTGCTCTTTTGGGCGATTCAAATTTTTCCTAAGCGATTGCCAATATCCTCCTCCATGAATGGAGAAATTCTCCCAAACGGTTGAAAATACTTTTTCAGACGTTCTCTGATGTGATTCTAAACCCTGTATCTGCATCTGATGTCACAAACTTCCAACTTAATACTTTTGAGAGCCTCAGAGACTCTACCTAATTATTATTCCATCAAGTATTAGGATATTGTTTCCaacatgaaattaaaaatgagaagcaaatgaaaaatttaacagagaatgataaaacaaaaattgattaaataatGATTAACAATTCAACTCCAGggatgcaaaaaaagaaaaaataaaagcgaatAACTTAGAAAGTACAGAAATTAAACCAAAAATATCGCCTGCCATTAGGAGTAATACTGAATCCAGCATAATTGATTCCTATTTAGAAGCCATGAATCATCGTTCTGGCTGTCATGCCCTATTGCACTATTCTTGGGCAAGGAAGATGCAATTCTATCGCAATAGCGAGTGTCGCATACTATGAATTAGAAACCGTCCCAAGTCGTAACTGTACAGCTATGCAAGCAATGTTTCACTCCTCCTAGTCTATCGTCCTGGTTCTCTTCTAGCTGGGGTTTACTGGCGACGTTATGGTGCTGTTCCTACCGGCTGTCTAGCTGACTTTCCTACGCCTAATTGTACGTCTATTTTTAGAGCCCAACACAAAAGACAGTTCCATAGGGTTTGGAAGATGGAAAGAGGAACAAACTACGTCCATAGTTCGAAGTCTTTGCTGAACAACTTCGTCTCTCATGATTAGCGAACGTGTCGGAAGTGCACCGGAAGACTGGCTTGCGACTCTGACATTGATTACACCGTGTCTAAATATTGTGGCCATAATTGCAGTGCGTTCAGTGAGGATAACTTCCTCACAATTACTTCCGAATGTCTCTCGTCCAGACTCTACACTTACAAAGTTAATGCGTCGTggcacatttttcttttgttccacaaacaatcaaacaaaaccagacTGTGGCAGTAAAGCCTCCCCATTACACCACTACTCCCATACTAATAAAATTATCGATAATATGTGAAAATTCGCAAACGATCTGCACGACGATCGTGGCACAACAAAAAGGTGATATTAGTATTGCGACGCATTCACCCACGCGATGAACAACGTTCAGCCTGAAGCATTGTCGTCTGGTGGAAGAAAAGTTGTTCGAAAACAGAGGAAAAAACGGTGTACACATGACCGGACCGGAGAGACCACCAGGGTTCACTCGTTTGGCGTGCGAGCAAATAAACATCATAATGTTCTAGTGTGGTGGCTTGAACGAAACACTTGCAAAGAGCTGGTCGAATGTTCCGGTGTCGCTCCCTATGTACTCTGCGTTCCATCATCCGCGTGTCCCCGCGTTGCGTGTTGCAACAAAGGCAGCCATCCCTCGAGCACATAATAATTCGCAGGATAACACAcactttatttttaaactcgAACAAAATCACTCGCCGATCGGATGGCCGACGCGACAGCGGCCACGAATGAAGCATTACGAACACATTGCATGATCGATCGAGATGGCAGCGAAAAAGCAGCGATGAATTTCGTTACAAATTGGacgaaacaatattttattgttatattcTAAACTGCCAACCGGAACCACCCAACACACGGCTCAAAATACACACAGAAAACCAAAGCAAAGAACTCTTGAAACGTAAGTGATCACactcaaccacacacacacacgcttcagttcacacacaaaaccctCGAAGAACAAGCACAAGGGGAAATCcaacaaatcttttttttcatttgtttggttttacaCGAACCGCGATCGACGGGAGTGTTTGAGTATTCTTCGCCGGATCGTATCACAGCGTCGGAAAAACTAAATGGGaaaacggtggaaaacccgGGATACACCACCGGGGTCCGATGAGCATGTGGGCGATGAGCCAAGAATAGAGAGTGCGAGAGAGAATGTGAACAAAGCACGAAGCGAACGTAAGTCGACGATCTTCTACTGCGCAGGTTTACTCGGTTTGGCTCCCAGAGCAAATACAGTGTGCCCCATAAGTGTATGTCTGGTGtctagaaaataaaaataaatcttagaatcattcttttattttagaaattttaaaaacatctTTAATAATGTAGAATGGAAGTATGTTTCACCGAATATCCAAGGTTGGGTGCACACAGGTTAGGCAAAACCCCTAGTACGGATGGCGTGGAGAGCAGTGGTCGGAAAACTGCGACGCGCAGACCAAATCCGAACGGCCAATAAAGTTTACCCTGCGCGTTAGGAAAAGACCTTACAAACAACACATGATCTATGCACTCTGGACACTTCCAATGTGATGATATGTGAATTATCAGCGATATCCAATGTGTCATATTTGtctacattttaaaataaatgcataCAATAATGAGGGAACAATAATGGGGCTGCGCGTCCTCTGGCCCGTCTGGAGTCCATCCAGCGCAAGTATACGCGGTTTGCTCTGCGTTCCTGGAGCGTCCAAGTTGACTGGGCCTGGAGTCGCTGAAACAGCGAAACTGTAACGCGCAGAGATTATTTGTCGCAGGGCTACTTGACCATCGGATCGACTCGCCGGTACTACTATCCAGGCTCGACATCTACGTTCCGGCGAGGTCGCTCCGTGCCAGACTATTACTTGACGTGGAGGAACGTCATAGTCGTTTTGGTTCCTCTGATCCGTTATTGTCCATGTGCCGAGAGTTTAACGCtgtttgtgatcgttttgAACCTGACATGTCGCGTTTATTATTCTTAAATTGTATTCGTTCTGTGCGCGACCAACTACGTGTTAAATGTACTTTTATACCCAAGCTTCAAAGGGGGCCATATGAGGctcattgaataaataaattatcaaattattaaacaaaagaTACGGCTTAGATAATTTATAAGAAACATTTTACAATGTTTTTGGAGTATCTGGCCCGCAGGTCCGACTCCTGCTCTAGAGGATCTGGGGTCCTGGGAGAGTCATGCCAAGTACTTCATTGGTGTTGAGATACGCGCTAGGATGCTGACTACCAACCGGTCTGAAGGAACTTCTCtacacaaaacacctgtcgcgacgAACGAAACTGGAACTGTATAGAACATgcatagttccagtactcacatacacCTCCTGAGGCATGGACTTTATCAAAAACTGACGAAACACTTTCGAAACCTTTGTTCGAGAAGAAAAGCTTGTTCAGAAGCATTTTTTGCCCCTTAAATGCGGAAAAACATGGGAAGAGCCGCTATAATGAAGAGCTTTACGAACTGTACGCCgaattgaccttttttttcgagtaATCATAAAAATTGATGATCATCCAATAGTCATCAAAGTGTAACACTTGCACTAAACAAAGCTGCTCACAAACATACTTCCATCAGTGTTGATCGGTTTAGCTTCGTGTGTAATGACGAAATAAGAGATCGTTTAAGCAAAAACCAGAAACATTTCCTTTCCCGCTGCTGCGACAAAGAATGAGGTCAGCAGCAATCGAGTGGAGTTTTGGCAAATCAAgggaataaaacatttcaagaATGATAGCTCATACTCCGCATCTTAGAATAGAAGATCACTGACACgct
The Anopheles moucheti chromosome 2, idAnoMoucSN_F20_07, whole genome shotgun sequence genome window above contains:
- the LOC128310699 gene encoding uncharacterized protein LOC128310699, with amino-acid sequence MHRKQQRVEQQSPGYIPQTQDGLNNVSDLISKFEVRNYPINSGLLPELSPPRPGFIVPGAECYEASYRPYGGSARTVYHHYSPTHSPPLGQSRRRLPNSLPYDPKFNDTASLSDGGDSVQSGRMDDRRFRPRPGGGHYYRNGSLSSLNESDYYEEVFDVGARTPPTGGRYYQQQQRYGDGALLEEVEDAPLNKERVTSTLTRFGAILQMLSRIPFPRMSVTGMGLCSLVAIFFCPRAIGSNILFPGFRLLFGTLYPAYASYKAVRTKNVKEYVKWMMYWIVFAFFTFIETFTDILLSWFPFYYEIKVIVVLWLLSPATRGSSTLYRKFVHPMLTRREQEIDDYINQAKEKGYTAVLQLGSKGVNYATNVIMQTAIKGGGGLVQTLRKSYSLSDLSEPDTQRTQDEVDEIVNRPQRVLRSKSSRSSSGNRQMEMYFPEVEIAGAPYHATAAPPYNYIRSSDDISSGYSSAEPGLSRTASMSNTARPRLKSKTREDQDEYGADIFYDEQDLLYAANNRGAIRAGDSTPQRASIYELHAGGVSSLPAITQAEHTVESASPLPIYSSGTQAVQRVDPIGNVPAEMNDKYKLFLAWMEEQQKRGKEVEPESTGMVSSNEENNESSNMLQREQETRGHGNERPLIEEQELVASVKQEELERSSTIEPIPTTEDIVTSVEPVMQEEAMEDNFMDTISVSSNENDEFLEVEATSEPMEELNNHEQAQKEDAVKQEPVEEIKETPERVTAPEETVITESNVNSEVDRELKMTEERVELPSVVEEKEQQEQPTATEEQFAKDIAMPLESSNLMVAACSNSNLTSSNSSLAVSEGSTGSVINLANEGTASVQAKKHPSFGKQRKAPPVPPPPEMIVIREPPKITTTVATPPAPTHSNPPNAEVRNEKRPMAVSTRTGSPLATVGGATQAAEKSKPKKFMSSLTGMFKGHGDTSSSSSTTPSSRSNESAQPPEKMSASCTTLPRTKKPEKVTKTRSKTEKPSV